One Mauremys mutica isolate MM-2020 ecotype Southern chromosome 19, ASM2049712v1, whole genome shotgun sequence genomic window carries:
- the LOC123353239 gene encoding bile salt-activated lipase-like, whose amino-acid sequence MLRRKGRAGGEEAHGQGKGRSCFACWRRRKTAAPLADPEAPSGPKRRCPRVQPWSREPGEGRSRGRQLWGFLFRKPRIQELRPRAQQEPPTIVAAEGPCASPTLAPEEPPAGTTLAPEKPPAGTTLATEEPPAGTTLAPEKPPAGTILVTEKPPASTTLATEEPPASPTLATEEPPASPSLATQKPPASPSLALVAPPPSPEQEFSDSTSSVFSCGSSSSSVGSGSPVFQGSLFGASLQALQPPAPALPPPPPDLPRHRQFRPPSFDLQRRYGLWLRMCLHIVNTCLQ is encoded by the exons GGCCGGGCAG GCGGGGAAGAGGCTCAcggccaggggaaagggaggagctgcttcgcctgctggaggaggcggaagacagcagctcctctagctgacccggaggcaccttctgggccgaaaCGGAGGTGTCCCCGGGTTCAGCCgtggagcagagagccaggggagggcaggagccggggacggcagctctggggcttccttttCAGGAAGCCAAGGATccaggagctgcgccccagggcccagcaggagccgccaACCATCGTGGCAGCTGAGGGGCCCTGCGCCAGCCCgaccctggccccagaggagcctcccgccggcACCACTCTGGCCCCGGAAAAGCCTCCCGCCGGCACCACCCTGGCCACGGAAGAGCCTCCCGCCGGCACCACCCTGGCCCCGGAGAAGCCTCCTGCCGGCACCATTCTGGTGACTGAGAAGCCTCCTGCCAGCACTACCCTGGCcacggaggagcctcccgccagccccaccctggccacggAGgaacctcctgccagccccagcctggcaactcagaagcctcccgccagccccagcctggcacttgtggcgcctcctcccagcccagagcaggagttcaGTGACAGCACCAGCTCTGTATTCTCCTGCgggtccagcagctcctccgtggggtcTGGGAGCCCTGTGTTTCaaggctccctctttggag cctcgctccaggccctccagccacccgctccagccctgcctcctcctcctcctgatcttccccGACACCGGCAATTTCGACCACCCAGCTTTGACCTCCAGCGCAGATATGGACTCTGGCTCCGGATGTGCCTGCACATAGTCAACACCTGCCTGCAGTAG